The genomic interval GGCAACCGATTGCGGACCACCTAACATAACAATCAAATCAAAATTCAAATGAATTTCTGGCATGAGGTGAACTCGTCTATCATAAGCATTTTGATAACTGATTCGATAGCCGGCTTCCCGAAGTAAGGGTTCTAAAATTCCTGGACCTTCACAATCTATAAATCTTATGAATACTGCTCTCACAATGATTCCATTCCAAATTGGTATCGAAAAAAATTAAACTTGGCATCTTTTCGAATGACTTCAGCAGAAGCCTGTTCCGAAATTGATCCTAAAAAATTATAATACAATCGCATAGGTTTTGTGACAAACAACATTGTTTCAGGTGTTCCCGTAATCAACCCACCTTCTTTGACACGAAAAGGTGGTTTCATAAACACAATAGGAACCTGGATTTTTCTATTTTTGACTTCGATTTCCATTCGTTGTTTTGCCAACTGGTAGACTTCACCAAACGGGCGCTCGTCGGTCACATCTGGAACAATTTGATAAGGATCTACAACCATATACAAAGCTTTCGAAGGAAACTGACTTTGAATTTCGGCATGTAAAAGATTGAGTGCGGGAATCTCTTTCCAACAAGGAACACAGTCTGGTGAGTAAACATTGAGGGCTATTTCCTCTTTCCCCAATTGGGAGAAAGAAATTTCAGCACCACTTTCGGCAAGTCCGACCCAAGACTCCTCTCCAAAATAGGAGGATTTTGCCGGGGCGCAACTAATGAGACATAAACTAACAATTAAAATGAGGGAGTTCTTCATAATGCCCATATATTGGACGATCCATCCCCATGGTTTGGACAACGAGAAGGTCTGTAAAGCCCGTTTTCGAACTTTCCCTTGACATCTGACCCCCACCCCCCAGGCTGGTCTAACATTCCACTCACTTCCTCCGGGGAATCAAAAAACATGAGCCAATCACATAAAGAAGACTTCGATATCGTATCCTTAATAGAACTTTGCCGGGAAAAAAAATACGAAACTTGTGTGGCCGGTTTCAGTACGATTGACAAAATCGAAAAAATCACTCTACCTAAAAAATTAAAGAACCGTAAACTAACAGTTCAAGCATTATACGCACTTACTAACGATATGGTTCAGTGGAAATACCTTTCCTCTGAAGAAAAAGCACTCCTCCAAGCGGAAAAAGACAAACTGGCAGGTGTTACATCCACTGCAGGGACTTCCTTTGCTCCTCATGCAGAAGAAGATATCGAAGAAGACTTTATCCCTGAAGAAGAAGCACGTAAACCGGAACTGGAAGATGGTTTCGAAGACGAGTTCGGTGATGATTCTGATGATGACGACGACGATTCAGATGACGATGATGACTTCGACGACGATTCAGATGACGACTCCGATGATGCAGACGAGGATGAAGAGGACTAAGAGGTTACTCCCATTCCTCTAATCCCTCACTTTCAAAACGACCTTCTCTATAATTTTCAAACTCCCGACAATTCTTATCTACACTCGAAAGTCTCCCCTGAAAAGGAGGCTTCTCGATTTCTCACAAACCTTCGTTCCGATTCCCTTCCTGTAATCCTTGGAACTGGAGCTTTACACATTGTTCGATCCTATTTAGAAACACCAAACGACCACCAAACCATTGTTTTCTGGGAGCCTCATAATCAAATTTATGAGTTAATAGAATTCCAAACAGAAATGCAAATTTTGGAAAACTTAGCGAAATCCAAGGGATTGTTTTTGTTTTTTGTTACAGGAAAAAGTCCCAATTGGTCAAATTTAAAAGAGAAAATTAAAAATCTTCCTGGTGTTTCACTTTCTGCACAATCAAAATGGAGTTTGTACATAACACCTAGTTATGAAAGATTATTTCCTGAACTTATAAAAGACTGCCAAACAAACTTTCAATCGCAATTAAATACAACCGAGATCAATCAAAACACAATCCAACATTTTAGTAAGTTATGGACACATAATTATTTAAAAAATAGAATCGGTCTTTTTTCCAACAAAACGAGTTTCCAATGGTTCCAATCCTTTTCAGGGGAAAAAACATCTGTGTTATTTCTGGGAGCAAGTCCTGGTTTGGAATTGGATCTACCCACTATTCAAAAAGAAAGAGACAACTTTCTTATTTTTGCCAGTGACACAGCCCTCGGATACCTCTTACCAAACGGGGTGATTCCTGATTATATTGTTTCATTTGATTCTGGTCGAGGAACAACCTATCATTTTTTATTAGACCTTCCCAAATACATTCCCATCATCACTTGGTTAGGTGGAGCATCCTATATTTTTGATCTGGCAAATCCCAAAATACTAGTCAATACCGGACACCCTTTGGATCAAATTGTAGAACATTTATTTCAAACTGGTTTAGGAAAAAAATGGCCGCATTATTCCAATCCTAGTTTGAATTTACTCGGGATGGTAGAATCCATTACGGAATCGATAGAAAACAGGAAATTTTTTGTGAGCGGTGTTAGTTACTTAGCAGAACGTGGGAAGTCCCATTGTAAGGGCACAGGATACGAAAGATATTATTTACCTGACATCAGTCGGAAAAAAAGTTTAGAACTCACCACCAAACGTTTGTATTCTGGTGAACGGAAAGGAAAAAATCAAACTGCCTGGGAACAAATGAACAAAAAAGATTCTTTTTCCGGCATTCAATTTCTTTCTGAAGCCAAAGAAATCAGTTTCCCATCCATAAAGAACCAGGGACATTCTGTAAAAACATTTCAGGGTTTTCCCCCATCATTAGCAGAATTGGCAAAGTGGGCTAACCAAGACCATTCCGGCATCATCCATAGGAAAACTCTTAATACTTGGTTGCGGTTTTCACTAAGTTAAGCACCAAATAGAACCGGTATTTCTTGTAGATTCCACTCAGCGCGTTCTTTGTTTGCGGGAATTCGATCAAAAGCTTTTGTTTTTTTGGATTTCTCCTTAGGCCTTCTTTCGATATCTTCTAAAATTTTTTCTAATCTCTCCTGCATGAGTAAATGCAAATTCATTTGGTCTAACATATCCATAGTGATTTCCTCCACTGTTGATATCACTATACAAGACCCCTGGGACAAAATAGAAATCGGGTGAATAAAAAATATCTATTGCATCCAAAAGAATTTAAAATATAAGAGTGTTACGGGAAAAAGCGTTTGTGAATTTTCAAGAAATTATATCTCAATTAGAAACCGCAAAAGAATCTAGAATCAACTTTTACTTTGTTACAGAAGAACAAAATCAGGAGATATACGCATTACTTGTCCATGTAATGGGGTATATGGATAAACTTTATTTGGTAGAAGTCATCTTCACTGTCCTTAAAGAACTCCTGATGAATGCCAACAAAGCAAATGCAAAACGCGATTACTTTACCCGTGAAAATTTAGACATCCAAAACGCTGGTGACTATGCTAAGGGAATGTCCCGGTTCCAAGAAAACATCATCATGAAGTGGAACGAACAATTGGATCGGTTAGACGGCGGAAATTACTACATCAGTTTACTCATGAAGGTAGAAGGAAAGTCCATTCACTTCGCCGTAGAAAACAACGCACCCATTACAAAAGAAGAACTATCACGCATTAACCGAAGGATCGAAGTCGCAAAAAACTATAATGATCTTTCTGATGCCTTTACCGATGTTTCCGACAGTACAGAGTCTGCTGGTTTAGGGTTAGTACTCATCCAACTCCTCCTCAAAAACTCTGGAATTGGTTCTGAAAAATTCAAAATCTTTACAAACGACAAAATAACACGCGCTACATTATCTGTACCAGAAGTCACCACTCCTGTTGAAATCCAAACAGACTTAAAAACAAAACTTCTCAACGAAATTGACGGTCTTCCGCCACTCCCTCATTCTCTTACAAAAATCATTCAACTATGTAACAATCCAGATTCCGATTTACACATGATTTCGCAAGAAATCGAAAAAAATCCAGCTCTCTCTGCTGACCTATTAAAACTTTCAAACTCTGCTTTTTTTGCAAACAGAAGCCAAGTAAGTTCCATCTTACAAGCGGTGAAAGTTGTAGGACTCAAAAACTTGCGGAACCTTCTCTATGTATCCGGGGTTCGCAAAATTATGGATGGTCAATACGGCAAGATGATGGATGTTTGGGATCATTCCAGCCGTTGCAGTTATTACGCAAGGTACCTGGCCACAGAAAACAACCATACTAATAAAATTGCCGATATTATTGCCGTCAGTGCTTTGTTACACGACATCGGAAAGTTCCTTTTACTTTCTGTAGACCGAGGTTTTTTCAAAAAAATTGAAAACTACCAAAGAGGTGTCGATTCAGGAAACTCTACTCTTTTAGAAGAAATGGCAATTGGACTCAGTCACCCACAACTCGGAGCCTTACTTGCTGAAAAATGGGAATTCCCAATGGACCTTCGTGTTGCCATTGAATACCACCACAAACCTTTTTTGGCACCTCCGGAATTAAGGGACTTAGTCGAAGTCATCTATATGGCAAATATGATGGCTGATTATCATGAACAGAAAAAAGGATTCTATGCGATTGACAAAATCCTACTCGCAAAATTTAATTTAGATAATATCGATGTGTTTTCTGCTGCAGTGAATAAAATCGAACTATTATTTAAAAAATCGAATGAGTGAAGTGATCCGTTTTGAATCTGTTTCCTATGTTAGAACAGACAAAAAAATTTTAGACAATGTTAATTTTTCACTGAACCAAGGTGATTCTCTTGCCATCATAGGAAGGAACGGAGCCGGAAAAACGACTCTTATCAATTTGCTATTTGGTTATTCATGGCCCACCACTGGTTCCATTTCTGCATTTGGGGAAACTTATGGTGAAACACCAATGGCTCCTTTACAAAACCGAATTGGAATGGTGCAACCCGGGCACCAAGAAACCTTATTACAAAGACTCACCACATTTGAAATGGTACTAACCGGTGTGATCGGTACCCTTGGACTTTATAAAGACCCAACAGAATTACAAGAAAAGACCGCAGAATCACTGTTACGCTCGATAAACCTAATCCACAAAAAAGACCAAGTTTATTCCACACTTTCATCTGGGGAAAAAATGAAGGTTTTACTTTTGCGAGCTTTTGGATTAGGAAAAGAAATTTTAGTTTTAGATGAGCCAACTGCAACTTTAGACATCACTGCTA from Leptospira congkakensis carries:
- a CDS encoding DNA primase produces the protein MSQSHKEDFDIVSLIELCREKKYETCVAGFSTIDKIEKITLPKKLKNRKLTVQALYALTNDMVQWKYLSSEEKALLQAEKDKLAGVTSTAGTSFAPHAEEDIEEDFIPEEEARKPELEDGFEDEFGDDSDDDDDDSDDDDDFDDDSDDDSDDADEDEED
- a CDS encoding 6-hydroxymethylpterin diphosphokinase MptE-like protein yields the protein MQILENLAKSKGLFLFFVTGKSPNWSNLKEKIKNLPGVSLSAQSKWSLYITPSYERLFPELIKDCQTNFQSQLNTTEINQNTIQHFSKLWTHNYLKNRIGLFSNKTSFQWFQSFSGEKTSVLFLGASPGLELDLPTIQKERDNFLIFASDTALGYLLPNGVIPDYIVSFDSGRGTTYHFLLDLPKYIPIITWLGGASYIFDLANPKILVNTGHPLDQIVEHLFQTGLGKKWPHYSNPSLNLLGMVESITESIENRKFFVSGVSYLAERGKSHCKGTGYERYYLPDISRKKSLELTTKRLYSGERKGKNQTAWEQMNKKDSFSGIQFLSEAKEISFPSIKNQGHSVKTFQGFPPSLAELAKWANQDHSGIIHRKTLNTWLRFSLS
- a CDS encoding HDOD domain-containing protein; its protein translation is MNFQEIISQLETAKESRINFYFVTEEQNQEIYALLVHVMGYMDKLYLVEVIFTVLKELLMNANKANAKRDYFTRENLDIQNAGDYAKGMSRFQENIIMKWNEQLDRLDGGNYYISLLMKVEGKSIHFAVENNAPITKEELSRINRRIEVAKNYNDLSDAFTDVSDSTESAGLGLVLIQLLLKNSGIGSEKFKIFTNDKITRATLSVPEVTTPVEIQTDLKTKLLNEIDGLPPLPHSLTKIIQLCNNPDSDLHMISQEIEKNPALSADLLKLSNSAFFANRSQVSSILQAVKVVGLKNLRNLLYVSGVRKIMDGQYGKMMDVWDHSSRCSYYARYLATENNHTNKIADIIAVSALLHDIGKFLLLSVDRGFFKKIENYQRGVDSGNSTLLEEMAIGLSHPQLGALLAEKWEFPMDLRVAIEYHHKPFLAPPELRDLVEVIYMANMMADYHEQKKGFYAIDKILLAKFNLDNIDVFSAAVNKIELLFKKSNE
- a CDS encoding ABC transporter ATP-binding protein, whose amino-acid sequence is MSEVIRFESVSYVRTDKKILDNVNFSLNQGDSLAIIGRNGAGKTTLINLLFGYSWPTTGSISAFGETYGETPMAPLQNRIGMVQPGHQETLLQRLTTFEMVLTGVIGTLGLYKDPTELQEKTAESLLRSINLIHKKDQVYSTLSSGEKMKVLLLRAFGLGKEILVLDEPTATLDITARTDFGKSLSQLKDNNPKLTRILITHRIEEIPEDFSKILLLKEGKVISFGKKSEVLTDKNLSDLYDLDLQVNEKKGQYSVTVLS